A single region of the Saprospiraceae bacterium genome encodes:
- the xrtK gene encoding exosortase K — MPEKQKQQLLYYLSAVGLFMLLKVAYTQADPTDLQFLLYPTSQCIGWVTNTTATFIADRGYLHENLQILIDKSCAGFNFMVLCFLMLSFLIYEYLKGAKQQVLALSGLLFVAYLLTLFVNSSRILFVIFLQRVGVHALVGQATWLHQAEGTFIYLFFLILIYLGFNFGLSALTQPYAKHP; from the coding sequence ATGCCTGAAAAGCAAAAACAACAGCTCCTTTATTACCTAAGCGCAGTAGGTCTTTTTATGCTGCTGAAAGTTGCCTATACCCAAGCCGATCCTACCGATTTACAGTTTTTGTTGTATCCGACCAGTCAATGTATTGGCTGGGTGACGAACACCACAGCTACTTTTATCGCAGACCGTGGCTATCTCCACGAAAACCTTCAAATCCTCATTGATAAATCCTGTGCTGGCTTCAATTTCATGGTGTTGTGTTTTTTGATGCTGTCCTTTTTGATTTATGAATACTTGAAAGGAGCGAAACAGCAAGTGCTCGCTTTGTCAGGATTACTCTTTGTTGCCTACTTACTCACCCTTTTTGTAAATAGCTCCAGAATTTTGTTTGTTATATTCCTGCAACGCGTGGGTGTCCATGCCTTGGTAGGACAGGCAACGTGGCTGCACCAGGCCGAAGGGACTTTTATTTACCTTTTTTTCTTGATACTTATTTATCTTGGTTTCAATTTTGGACTAAGCGCTTTAACTCAACCCTATGCGAAACATCCTTAA
- a CDS encoding AraC family transcriptional regulator encodes MGVIFEQMGGAVDEPHRHDYYTVMLIEQAAGEHIVDYQTYAFAPRQVHFVSPGQVHLVDTPTKPDGWVITFSKDFLAENNIPQSFISNINLFRQFGDTPPLDLDEVTFDRLSRIIKEMEDCLPLDLHYRHRALGALLQLFLIYCSNSCLLDSHQLDEENAGVCVLRDFKSLVDQHFQQWHKVSEYAPALHISPKHLSQTVKNLTGKTAKELIQDRLSVEAKRLLFHTELSIKEVGYRLGFEEPLHFSGFFKKQTGQSPSNFRESKN; translated from the coding sequence GATTACTACACAGTGATGTTGATTGAACAAGCAGCAGGGGAACATATTGTTGACTATCAAACCTATGCATTCGCCCCCCGCCAGGTACACTTCGTCAGCCCCGGCCAGGTACATCTGGTCGACACACCCACGAAACCTGATGGCTGGGTGATTACCTTTTCCAAAGACTTTCTTGCCGAAAATAATATTCCGCAAAGCTTTATTTCCAATATCAACCTTTTTCGGCAATTCGGGGATACGCCGCCGCTCGACTTGGACGAGGTGACTTTCGATAGACTTTCCCGGATCATTAAAGAAATGGAAGATTGTCTGCCCCTGGATTTACATTATCGCCATAGGGCACTGGGCGCCTTGTTGCAGTTGTTTTTAATTTATTGCAGCAATAGCTGTCTTTTGGATAGTCACCAATTAGATGAAGAAAATGCAGGCGTCTGTGTATTGCGAGATTTCAAAAGCCTGGTGGACCAGCACTTCCAGCAGTGGCACAAGGTCAGTGAATATGCGCCAGCACTCCACATTTCGCCCAAACACCTCAGCCAAACAGTCAAGAACTTGACTGGCAAAACCGCCAAAGAATTGATCCAGGATCGACTTTCCGTCGAAGCCAAAAGACTATTATTCCACACCGAACTTTCGATCAAGGAAGTGGGCTATCGCTTGGGCTTTGAAGAACCCCTCCACTTCAGCGGTTTTTTTAAAAAACAAACCGGCCAATCGCCATCTAACTTCAGGGAAAGTAAAAATTAG
- a CDS encoding pirin family protein translates to MDRKSFLKKSILGVAGVASAPAVLQAQNNQSATSTYHKMMDQVGFNHLANKEIRTMKTVLHKADTRGHANHGWLNSHHSFSFANYYHPERMHFGVLRVLNDDVVAPGRGFGTHPHDNMEIISIPLEGDLEHKDSMGNTTVIRQGDIQVMSAGTGVMHSEYNKKTDQEVRFLQIWLFPNKKDVTPRYDQISIQDQDLKNQLTQILSPNPDDAGVWINQNAWFHLGNLDKGFATNYQVKDPKNGVYVFVLEGNITVNDQPLQKRDGFGIWDTDQLSIKADSQAKVLLMDVPMALN, encoded by the coding sequence ATGGACCGAAAAAGCTTTTTGAAAAAATCAATATTAGGAGTGGCAGGCGTGGCAAGTGCACCAGCTGTACTCCAGGCACAAAACAACCAATCTGCGACATCTACTTATCACAAAATGATGGACCAGGTTGGCTTTAATCACCTAGCAAATAAAGAAATTAGAACAATGAAAACGGTATTACATAAGGCGGACACCAGGGGTCACGCCAACCACGGTTGGTTAAATTCGCATCATTCCTTCAGTTTTGCCAACTACTACCATCCCGAAAGGATGCACTTTGGTGTACTTCGGGTATTAAATGATGATGTTGTAGCACCCGGCAGGGGATTTGGCACCCATCCACACGATAACATGGAAATCATTTCTATTCCCCTGGAAGGTGATTTGGAACACAAGGATAGCATGGGAAATACCACGGTCATCAGGCAGGGGGATATTCAGGTGATGAGTGCAGGCACTGGGGTGATGCACAGCGAATACAATAAAAAAACTGACCAGGAAGTACGGTTTCTACAAATCTGGTTATTCCCTAATAAGAAGGATGTAACGCCTCGTTACGACCAGATTTCCATCCAGGACCAGGACCTGAAAAACCAGCTTACGCAAATCTTGTCTCCCAACCCCGATGATGCGGGTGTTTGGATCAACCAAAATGCCTGGTTTCACCTTGGCAACCTGGACAAAGGATTTGCAACAAACTACCAGGTGAAAGATCCTAAGAACGGGGTATATGTCTTTGTTTTGGAAGGCAATATCACCGTTAATGACCAGCCCTTGCAAAAACGAGATGGTTTTGGGATCTGGGATACCGATCAGCTTTCCATCAAGGCGGATAGCCAGGCAAAAGTCCTGCTAATGGATGTTCCAATGGCTCTTAATTAA
- a CDS encoding MSEP-CTERM sorting domain-containing protein — MRNILNPRWIFILNTVPTLLLFLIYAGEYNIIKSLLSAENIVLWKAFGLGLALLGTLNLLYAVFVSYRGKMVSPAYGLLALTGYIPFLYLYGYHFSNIIPFNIPQWMMPESMALYMGTFLMPTLAYSLFVLVSHFTPTDQHPKAWKSFLAAVAIPISWYVFSQLIIPFWRPVDTDFGMHATIIFILIGTLLFLFFLIRSIYILGLRKAEAWQPYQLAWKIPIAILFPLLGLALNNGHLSSQLRVHAPGVFGDFSAPWFYILAVLNGTLVCLPNLENEWYRLTLFIGRSITFAYTTYFFMVFLPFLPFSVIAILALGSGVLMLTPLALFTLHIHELSKDIVFLKKLLPSNVVPIVSFCSFLVIPLVITLTYLEDKKVLNQGLEYVYQPDYSQTYDIDSKSLQRTLAVINKHKERSNDFIFGSQTPYLSSYFNWLVLDNLTLSDAKINMLERVFSGQSSFEIWPEQLQNDSVSISKISSRSNFDSLQQTWRTWVDLEITNENTIGRRPEYATSITLPTGCWISDYYLYVGERQEMGMLAEKKSAMWIFSQIRNENRDPGILYYLTGNKVAFRVFPFARSETRKTGIEFIHKEPVTLTIDGHNIPLGDTTVQVEMPRPENSLQNVRYVSAKEKANLSAIQRKPYYHFMVDVSKGKQEKMADYTQVIKTLLDKQLIPKEGAKVSFVNAYTSTFALDDQWQQHFSEQSFTGGFYVDLAIRSALVKAYQSKESSYPIFVLVTNHMYSAIFQKDFADLRFAYPESDLFYHLAPTGTLTAHSLYSAPPIPLALSPDLTGEHPVLAFPDAQNPSAFLADNQEASIVLQQEQIDIDPTQIKEKNWATGLYLAAQSQALALHPETAEQAWRPLVRHSFGAHIMTPVTSFLVVENDAQKAMLQKKQAQALSGNSALDLGEDAQRMSEPNFFVLAILLGFFFWIRRRKRHQLTRSF; from the coding sequence ATGCGAAACATCCTTAACCCCAGGTGGATTTTTATCCTAAATACGGTTCCCACTCTTTTGTTATTCCTGATTTATGCAGGAGAATACAACATTATCAAAAGTCTTCTCAGTGCCGAAAACATTGTGCTTTGGAAGGCATTCGGTCTGGGTTTGGCCCTCTTAGGTACCCTGAACCTCCTTTATGCTGTTTTTGTAAGCTATCGGGGCAAAATGGTTTCGCCTGCCTATGGCCTCTTGGCGTTGACTGGCTATATCCCTTTTTTGTACCTCTATGGCTACCACTTCTCAAATATTATCCCTTTCAATATCCCTCAATGGATGATGCCAGAATCTATGGCCCTATACATGGGAACCTTTCTGATGCCCACCCTGGCCTATTCGCTTTTTGTTTTGGTCTCTCATTTTACCCCAACGGACCAGCACCCCAAAGCCTGGAAAAGTTTCTTGGCGGCAGTAGCCATCCCTATTTCGTGGTATGTGTTCTCCCAGCTAATCATTCCTTTTTGGAGGCCTGTTGATACAGATTTCGGCATGCATGCCACCATTATTTTCATCCTGATAGGCACCCTGCTCTTTTTATTTTTCTTGATCAGGAGTATCTATATTTTGGGATTAAGAAAAGCCGAGGCCTGGCAGCCTTACCAACTCGCCTGGAAAATTCCGATTGCTATTTTGTTTCCGCTTTTAGGCTTAGCACTCAATAACGGGCATTTATCCTCCCAACTCAGGGTACATGCCCCAGGTGTATTTGGTGACTTTAGCGCACCATGGTTTTATATACTTGCCGTGCTGAATGGTACGCTCGTTTGCCTCCCTAATTTGGAAAATGAATGGTATCGTTTAACCCTTTTTATCGGTCGCAGCATCACTTTTGCTTATACCACTTATTTCTTCATGGTCTTTTTACCCTTTTTACCTTTTTCGGTCATCGCTATTCTGGCTTTGGGGTCTGGCGTGCTCATGCTTACGCCATTGGCCTTATTTACCCTTCATATTCATGAGCTTTCAAAAGACATCGTATTCCTAAAAAAGTTATTACCATCCAACGTGGTTCCTATCGTTTCTTTTTGTAGCTTCCTGGTGATTCCACTGGTGATCACCCTCACCTACTTGGAGGATAAAAAAGTCTTAAACCAAGGGCTTGAATATGTATATCAACCCGATTATTCCCAAACCTACGACATCGATTCTAAGTCCTTACAACGTACCTTGGCCGTCATCAACAAACATAAGGAACGGAGTAATGATTTCATTTTTGGCAGCCAAACCCCTTATTTATCGTCCTACTTCAATTGGCTGGTTTTGGACAATCTTACCTTATCGGATGCTAAAATCAATATGTTGGAACGGGTCTTTTCTGGTCAATCTTCTTTTGAGATATGGCCCGAGCAACTACAAAATGATAGCGTCTCCATTTCAAAAATCAGTTCTCGCAGTAACTTTGATTCCCTACAACAAACTTGGCGCACTTGGGTAGACCTCGAAATCACTAATGAGAATACAATAGGCAGGCGTCCTGAGTATGCAACCAGCATTACCCTGCCAACGGGATGCTGGATTAGCGATTACTATTTGTATGTAGGAGAACGGCAGGAAATGGGCATGTTAGCAGAGAAAAAATCGGCCATGTGGATATTCTCTCAGATCCGTAATGAAAACAGAGACCCTGGCATCCTGTACTACCTCACTGGGAATAAAGTCGCCTTTAGGGTTTTCCCCTTCGCCAGATCCGAGACTCGCAAAACGGGCATTGAATTTATACACAAGGAACCGGTAACATTAACAATTGACGGCCACAACATTCCCCTTGGAGATACGACCGTGCAAGTGGAAATGCCTAGGCCAGAAAATAGCCTACAAAATGTACGCTATGTTTCCGCAAAAGAAAAAGCAAATTTAAGCGCTATTCAGCGAAAACCTTATTACCATTTCATGGTAGATGTCTCAAAAGGCAAACAAGAGAAAATGGCCGACTACACCCAAGTCATAAAGACCTTATTGGACAAGCAGCTCATTCCCAAAGAAGGGGCGAAGGTTAGTTTTGTCAATGCTTACACCTCCACTTTCGCCTTGGATGACCAATGGCAGCAACACTTCAGTGAACAGTCCTTTACCGGAGGTTTTTATGTAGATTTAGCGATCAGATCAGCCTTGGTTAAAGCTTACCAAAGTAAGGAAAGTTCCTATCCCATTTTCGTCCTGGTCACGAACCATATGTATAGTGCTATTTTTCAAAAAGATTTTGCTGACCTTCGCTTTGCTTATCCCGAAAGCGATCTGTTTTACCACTTGGCCCCCACCGGAACCTTAACGGCTCATTCGTTGTATTCCGCACCTCCTATTCCATTGGCCCTCTCTCCTGACTTGACGGGCGAGCACCCTGTATTGGCTTTCCCGGATGCTCAAAACCCAAGCGCTTTTCTGGCCGACAACCAGGAAGCCAGCATCGTTTTGCAACAGGAGCAAATCGACATTGACCCTACACAAATCAAAGAAAAAAATTGGGCCACTGGCCTATACCTCGCAGCTCAGTCGCAAGCCCTTGCCTTGCACCCCGAAACAGCCGAACAGGCCTGGCGTCCCTTGGTTCGACATAGCTTTGGAGCACATATCATGACGCCCGTCACTTCTTTTCTGGTAGTCGAGAATGATGCACAAAAAGCCATGTTGCAAAAGAAACAGGCACAAGCGCTTTCTGGCAATAGTGCCTTGGACCTGGGGGAAGATGCCCAGCGAATGAGCGAACCAAACTTTTTTGTACTGGCCATTTTGCTGGGATTCTTTTTTTGGATAAGGAGAAGGAAACGCCATCAGTTGACCAGATCATTTTAA
- a CDS encoding ABC transporter permease, protein MVFQILKINLRKLLRDRGYSLTNILGLTLGMTAFVMISLWVKDELTFDGFHEKAEETARVVSISRDPQGKLNWAMATTPWLLAPALEEAMPEVKGSARVWRGGAMVFEWEGKPFLEKDPVLLDPSFFDLFDFEAIQGDRSQWLSEPNKVVLSATTANKMFGEVDPMGQSIVLQDSILLTVSGIMEDMPSNSSFNFPILLSAQLARLFKPEDMTNWGNWNFDTYLWLDPLADRVALGKKITDFYKEKSGDDEDFSWVLQGVKEMHLYSNFEQANARSSQVLSIYYLLGIGFLVLIIACINYTNLATARANKQTKSVSIRKIVGASRQNLFSLFLGESILLTVCALLLSICLLQALFPWFNEMTGKRMTLHLWEPEVIGILLLALCLTILISGIYPATLVSSFSPLKYLQGINMAGSNKSFFRHVLLVGQFAITAVLVTGTVVIFRQLNFLREAELGYAKENIFTFELSQEMRERPQSVKDELLKQSNIAQVTLTNQPIYQIGSWTDGIAWPGHIKSGTLKIRRLRVDPNFFDFFGVALAEGDFFTSESTAPTFLINETAREALGMEAPIGEQIILNRVEGRIVGLVKDFHIRSLREKIEPLIIQKNENYASQVFIKADSKDMKAALLAAAEVWKTFEPKRPFEYSFLDEAYAQQYLQEARTSKMLNIASLLCIVIALIGLLGLVAFVVVQRTKEIGIRKVLGATAINIVGLLSRDFLQLVGIGVLIAFPLAWYFLQNWLGEFAYRIELDAVTFLLSGLFILLMALLVLSFHALRAALSNPIAALRYE, encoded by the coding sequence ATGGTATTTCAAATCCTGAAAATTAATCTGCGGAAATTATTGAGAGACCGAGGGTATAGTTTGACCAATATACTGGGACTTACGCTAGGGATGACGGCGTTTGTGATGATTTCTTTGTGGGTTAAGGACGAATTGACCTTTGATGGTTTTCATGAAAAGGCAGAAGAAACAGCCCGTGTGGTCAGTATATCCAGAGACCCGCAAGGAAAATTGAACTGGGCCATGGCGACAACGCCGTGGTTATTGGCGCCAGCCTTGGAAGAGGCGATGCCAGAGGTAAAAGGGAGTGCCAGGGTATGGCGAGGCGGGGCTATGGTATTTGAATGGGAGGGAAAACCTTTTTTAGAAAAAGATCCCGTGCTGTTGGACCCTTCTTTTTTCGATCTATTTGATTTTGAGGCGATCCAGGGCGATCGGAGCCAATGGCTAAGTGAACCGAACAAGGTGGTCCTTTCGGCTACTACCGCCAATAAAATGTTTGGGGAAGTTGATCCAATGGGTCAAAGCATTGTGTTGCAAGATTCCATTCTGCTGACGGTTTCAGGCATCATGGAAGATATGCCATCCAATTCCAGTTTTAATTTTCCCATCTTACTTTCAGCTCAATTGGCGCGCCTGTTTAAACCAGAGGATATGACCAATTGGGGCAATTGGAATTTTGATACCTACCTTTGGCTAGATCCTTTGGCCGATAGAGTGGCGCTAGGGAAAAAAATAACCGATTTCTATAAAGAGAAGTCTGGGGATGATGAAGATTTTAGTTGGGTTTTACAAGGCGTAAAAGAGATGCACTTGTACAGTAATTTTGAACAAGCGAATGCCAGAAGTAGCCAGGTGCTGTCGATTTATTATTTGCTGGGGATCGGTTTTCTCGTCCTGATCATAGCATGTATCAATTATACCAACCTGGCGACGGCTAGGGCAAATAAACAAACCAAGTCGGTGAGTATTCGGAAAATTGTGGGCGCCTCCAGGCAAAACCTATTTTCCCTTTTCCTGGGCGAATCTATCCTCCTAACGGTTTGTGCCTTGCTTTTGTCCATTTGTTTATTACAAGCCCTGTTCCCCTGGTTCAATGAAATGACTGGCAAACGAATGACTTTGCATTTGTGGGAGCCAGAGGTGATCGGCATCTTGTTATTGGCACTTTGTCTCACTATCCTGATTTCAGGGATTTATCCGGCCACACTGGTGTCCTCTTTTTCGCCTTTAAAATACCTCCAAGGCATCAATATGGCAGGAAGCAACAAGTCGTTTTTCCGACATGTCCTATTGGTGGGGCAATTTGCCATTACGGCTGTCCTCGTGACCGGCACCGTGGTTATTTTCCGGCAGTTAAATTTTCTCAGGGAGGCAGAATTAGGATATGCCAAGGAAAATATTTTCACCTTTGAACTAAGCCAGGAAATGAGGGAGCGCCCTCAATCGGTGAAAGATGAATTGCTGAAACAGTCAAATATAGCCCAAGTCACCCTGACCAATCAACCCATTTACCAAATCGGCAGTTGGACGGATGGCATCGCCTGGCCAGGTCACATCAAGAGCGGAACCCTAAAGATCAGGCGCCTCCGTGTTGACCCTAATTTCTTTGACTTCTTTGGGGTAGCCTTAGCGGAAGGCGATTTTTTCACTTCTGAAAGCACCGCACCCACCTTTTTGATCAACGAAACAGCCCGCGAGGCTTTGGGAATGGAGGCACCCATTGGCGAGCAAATCATACTCAATCGGGTTGAAGGCCGTATCGTTGGATTGGTGAAGGATTTCCACATCCGGTCTTTAAGGGAGAAGATAGAACCATTGATTATTCAAAAGAATGAAAACTATGCCTCCCAAGTTTTTATCAAAGCTGACAGCAAGGATATGAAGGCTGCATTATTAGCGGCAGCCGAGGTTTGGAAGACCTTTGAGCCCAAGCGGCCATTCGAATATAGTTTTCTGGATGAAGCCTACGCCCAGCAGTATTTGCAGGAAGCGCGAACCAGCAAGATGTTAAATATTGCTTCCTTATTATGCATCGTTATTGCCCTAATTGGCCTATTGGGGCTGGTTGCCTTTGTCGTGGTTCAACGAACGAAGGAAATCGGCATCAGGAAGGTGCTGGGGGCCACCGCCATTAATATTGTAGGCTTATTGAGCAGAGATTTCCTCCAACTGGTTGGCATTGGCGTGCTTATCGCCTTCCCCCTGGCCTGGTATTTCCTACAAAACTGGCTTGGCGAATTCGCCTATCGGATTGAACTAGATGCCGTGACTTTTTTGCTGAGCGGTCTTTTTATACTATTAATGGCCCTATTGGTGCTCAGTTTCCATGCCTTGCGAGCAGCTTTATCCAACCCGATAGCCGCTTTGCGCTACGAATGA
- a CDS encoding YceI family protein has product MGTTTAVKTKWAIDPSHSEIHFKVKHMMVSTVTGAFNEFEGTAVSDQEDFTGADIAFSANVNSISTNSQQRDEHLKSDDFFNAAQYPKLTFQSKSFTKLPDGLYRLVGDLTIREHTHEVALNVEYNGTIVDPYGQTKAGFEMSGKINRKDFGLKWSAITEAGGVVVSDEVRLVMNVQLVKQ; this is encoded by the coding sequence ATGGGTACCACAACAGCAGTTAAAACCAAATGGGCTATTGATCCCAGCCATTCTGAAATACACTTCAAAGTAAAACACATGATGGTCTCCACGGTCACTGGAGCTTTTAATGAATTTGAGGGGACAGCCGTATCAGATCAGGAAGATTTCACAGGTGCCGACATTGCATTCTCAGCAAATGTCAATAGCATTAGTACCAATAGCCAACAAAGAGATGAGCACCTAAAGTCAGATGACTTTTTTAATGCTGCTCAATATCCAAAATTGACGTTCCAATCCAAATCTTTCACGAAATTGCCAGATGGCTTGTATCGCTTGGTGGGAGACTTGACCATCCGTGAACATACCCATGAAGTAGCGCTAAATGTTGAATACAACGGCACCATAGTGGATCCTTACGGACAAACCAAAGCAGGTTTTGAAATGAGTGGAAAAATCAACCGCAAAGACTTTGGACTGAAGTGGAGCGCTATCACCGAGGCGGGCGGCGTGGTGGTCAGCGACGAGGTTCGCCTGGTCATGAATGTGCAATTGGTAAAGCAATAG